A section of the Shimia isoporae genome encodes:
- a CDS encoding 3-keto-5-aminohexanoate cleavage protein, whose product MTKAILTCALNGVLTDPTQHPVPVTPEQCAASAREAMDAGAAVIHIHFRQQEAGKGHLPSWDPAVATEIVDAIRASCPGILINATTGVVGPDYSGALDCVRALKPEIAACNAGSLNYLKLRSNGDWAWPPMVFENTPAKIQDHLDVMSQTNTLPEFECFDTGIVRSVAMYVKNGMTDRAQYNLVMGVASGMPVSPDLLEFLMPYILDGSSWQATLIGREEIWSTHQKAADLGGMLRTGVEDTFYLPDGSKTRSNGELIEALATCAENAGRGIASPEEARQMLGIL is encoded by the coding sequence ATGACCAAGGCCATTCTGACCTGCGCGCTCAACGGAGTGCTAACGGACCCAACCCAGCATCCCGTACCAGTGACTCCGGAACAATGCGCAGCATCCGCCCGCGAAGCGATGGACGCAGGTGCCGCAGTCATCCACATCCACTTTCGCCAACAGGAAGCGGGCAAGGGTCACCTGCCGAGTTGGGACCCCGCCGTCGCAACCGAGATAGTCGACGCCATTCGCGCCAGCTGTCCCGGAATCCTGATCAATGCGACCACCGGCGTCGTGGGGCCGGATTATTCCGGCGCTCTGGACTGCGTCCGCGCCCTCAAACCCGAGATCGCCGCCTGCAATGCTGGATCATTGAACTACCTCAAATTGCGTTCCAACGGGGATTGGGCATGGCCGCCGATGGTGTTCGAAAACACCCCTGCCAAAATCCAAGACCACCTCGACGTGATGTCGCAAACCAATACGCTGCCTGAATTCGAGTGTTTTGACACCGGCATCGTCCGATCCGTGGCCATGTATGTCAAAAACGGAATGACAGATCGTGCGCAATACAACCTCGTCATGGGCGTGGCCTCCGGCATGCCAGTGAGCCCCGATCTACTCGAATTCCTGATGCCCTACATTCTGGACGGAAGCAGTTGGCAAGCGACCCTGATCGGACGGGAGGAAATCTGGTCGACGCACCAAAAGGCCGCTGATTTGGGCGGCATGCTGAGAACGGGTGTCGAAGACACGTTCTATCTACCGGACGGTTCGAAAACACGCTCCAACGGCGAACTGATCGAAGCGCTGGCAACATGCGCCGAGAATGCGGGACGGGGGATTGCCAGCCCGGAAGAGGCCCGGCAGATGCTCGGCATCCTCTGA
- a CDS encoding sulfite exporter TauE/SafE family protein: protein MLDLLPPDLSHAAALALLATSFAGSFITAAFGIGGGVAFLGACAILLPPAAIIPVHGVVQLGSNGIRALMFFRHIMWSTLPAFIVGSLIGVAIGGSVVVALPGWVVQSVVGLFILWVVFSHPPRWMSHMPLVTGLISSFLTMFFGATGPFVAGYVKALNLDRHAHTAAHATLMTIQHGLKVAMFGFLGFAFSDWALFIAALIATGAIGTWVGKHVLGRMTDLGFHRILNVILVLIALRLIWGGTSAYLTMP, encoded by the coding sequence ATGTTGGACCTTTTACCCCCCGACCTGTCTCATGCCGCTGCTCTTGCGTTGCTTGCCACCAGCTTCGCCGGTTCGTTCATTACAGCTGCCTTCGGCATCGGCGGTGGCGTAGCCTTTCTAGGTGCCTGCGCAATTCTGTTGCCGCCGGCTGCCATCATCCCTGTGCACGGAGTGGTTCAGCTTGGCTCAAACGGCATTCGGGCCCTGATGTTCTTTCGTCACATCATGTGGTCCACCTTGCCAGCATTTATTGTGGGCTCGCTGATCGGGGTCGCGATTGGTGGCAGCGTGGTGGTCGCCCTGCCGGGGTGGGTGGTGCAATCCGTGGTCGGTTTGTTCATCCTTTGGGTTGTCTTTTCTCACCCGCCTCGCTGGATGTCCCACATGCCGCTCGTTACCGGTTTGATTTCCAGCTTTCTCACGATGTTCTTCGGTGCCACAGGTCCCTTTGTGGCTGGCTACGTCAAAGCGCTAAATCTTGATCGTCACGCCCACACCGCCGCCCACGCAACACTGATGACAATCCAACACGGGCTAAAGGTCGCTATGTTCGGATTTCTTGGCTTTGCCTTTTCCGATTGGGCACTTTTTATCGCCGCCCTGATCGCCACCGGAGCGATCGGCACATGGGTCGGAAAGCACGTGTTGGGCCGCATGACCGATCTTGGCTTCCACCGCATCCTGAACGTGATTCTGGTGCTGATCGCCTTACGCCTGATCTGGGGTGGAACCAGCGCTTACTTAACGATGCCCTGA
- a CDS encoding rhodanese-related sulfurtransferase, which yields MFTVCALYHFTRFDDHAALRPPLMELCLNEGITGTLLLAHEGINGTIAGPRKGIEAVIAHIKSLPGCENFEWKLSTASEKPFPRMKVKLKKEIVTLGQPNVDPTAHVGNYVNPEDWNELIQSPDVVTIDTRNDYEVAIGTFQGAIDPETASFRDFPAWWEENKDRFHNKRIAMFCTGGIRCEKSTNFLMSQGVEDVYHLKGGILKYLEEVPQEDSTWDGECFVFDGRVSVGHGLKEGPHLLCHACRRPIMPEDANRPEYEAGVSCHHCVDEYSEADKDRFRERQKQMELARKRGEQHIIGVD from the coding sequence ATGTTTACCGTTTGCGCCCTCTACCATTTCACCCGTTTTGACGACCACGCAGCTCTGCGCCCGCCGCTTATGGAACTGTGCCTGAATGAAGGTATCACCGGCACTCTGCTGCTTGCCCACGAAGGCATCAACGGCACCATTGCTGGCCCGCGCAAAGGCATTGAAGCGGTGATTGCTCATATCAAATCTTTGCCCGGTTGCGAGAACTTCGAATGGAAGCTCAGCACAGCCTCCGAAAAGCCTTTTCCACGCATGAAAGTGAAGCTGAAGAAAGAGATCGTTACCCTCGGTCAACCCAACGTCGACCCGACGGCACACGTGGGCAACTATGTGAATCCGGAAGACTGGAACGAGCTGATCCAGTCGCCGGACGTGGTTACCATCGATACCCGGAACGACTACGAAGTGGCCATCGGTACATTTCAGGGAGCAATTGACCCGGAAACGGCATCTTTTCGCGATTTTCCCGCTTGGTGGGAAGAGAACAAAGACCGCTTCCACAACAAGCGCATCGCCATGTTCTGCACCGGAGGAATCCGCTGTGAAAAGTCTACAAATTTCCTGATGAGTCAGGGCGTTGAGGACGTTTATCACTTGAAGGGCGGCATCCTGAAATACCTTGAAGAAGTGCCACAGGAAGACAGCACTTGGGACGGCGAATGCTTCGTCTTTGACGGTCGCGTCTCCGTAGGCCACGGACTGAAGGAAGGTCCACATCTTCTGTGTCACGCCTGCCGTCGACCCATAATGCCTGAGGACGCGAACCGACCTGAATACGAAGCCGGCGTCAGCTGTCACCACTGCGTCGACGAGTACTCCGAAGCGGACAAAGACCGCTTCCGTGAGCGCCAAAAGCAGATGGAACTGGCACGCAAACGCGGCGAGCAACACATCATCGGCGTGGACTGA
- a CDS encoding class I SAM-dependent methyltransferase, whose translation MSRLNSMMRRLAAQAEGLEWGLAQIGSMEGDFLEMGLGNGRTYDHMREIAPDRRIWVIDRALNCHQSCIPPKEDYLEGEAEDMLRKLADQGAKVALAHYDFGFGVKEKDVAEAARLSAMIAPVMATNGVLVSGQPLVGFEQVRGPETVAPDRYYFYRT comes from the coding sequence ATGAGCCGTCTCAATAGCATGATGCGTCGCCTTGCGGCACAAGCCGAAGGGCTTGAGTGGGGTCTCGCCCAAATCGGCAGTATGGAAGGCGACTTCCTCGAAATGGGGCTGGGAAATGGTCGGACTTATGACCACATGCGAGAGATTGCGCCGGATCGCCGGATCTGGGTGATAGATCGTGCGTTGAACTGTCACCAATCCTGTATCCCTCCAAAGGAAGATTACCTTGAGGGTGAGGCTGAGGACATGTTGCGCAAACTGGCGGACCAAGGTGCGAAAGTCGCACTCGCGCATTATGATTTCGGTTTTGGCGTGAAAGAAAAGGACGTGGCTGAAGCAGCCCGCCTGTCGGCCATGATTGCACCTGTGATGGCGACGAATGGCGTGCTGGTGTCTGGTCAGCCGTTGGTCGGGTTCGAGCAAGTACGTGGGCCGGAAACAGTCGCGCCTGACCGTTATTACTTCTACCGAACCTAA
- a CDS encoding polysaccharide deacetylase family protein, which translates to MKVHWSPLREEFREWRAAGLELPLWWRDDDAIEPTSALDRLESISESTGVPVHLAVIPRDATQALAARISSCFVPVVHGWGHANHQLEGKKAEFGSGRDADAARADLEQAITRLRTLFGDRLAPMFVPPWNRFDTALLPLLAELGFDALSTYLPRKAAEPMLGITQINTHVDPIFWRGTRSLVSAEDLVAQTVALLQARRLGMQDNAEPLGYLTHHLVHDADIWNFSQQFMQEMRDGPVRLYRHDTKGFS; encoded by the coding sequence ATGAAAGTGCATTGGAGCCCATTGCGCGAGGAATTTCGCGAGTGGCGTGCGGCCGGGTTGGAATTGCCGCTATGGTGGCGTGATGACGATGCGATTGAGCCGACTTCGGCCCTAGATCGGCTTGAGTCCATAAGCGAAAGCACCGGAGTGCCGGTTCATCTTGCGGTCATACCCCGTGATGCGACGCAGGCTCTCGCTGCGCGGATCAGCAGCTGTTTTGTACCTGTGGTGCATGGTTGGGGACACGCAAACCATCAGCTTGAAGGCAAGAAGGCGGAGTTCGGTTCGGGACGGGATGCAGATGCGGCCAGGGCAGATCTGGAACAGGCCATCACACGGCTGCGCACGCTTTTCGGGGATCGGTTGGCTCCGATGTTTGTGCCGCCCTGGAACAGGTTTGATACAGCGTTGCTTCCGCTACTCGCCGAGCTCGGATTTGATGCGCTGTCGACGTACCTTCCGCGCAAGGCTGCCGAACCGATGTTGGGGATCACGCAGATAAATACTCATGTTGATCCGATTTTCTGGCGTGGGACGAGAAGTCTGGTGTCAGCGGAAGACCTTGTGGCGCAAACCGTAGCTCTTTTGCAGGCACGCAGGCTCGGTATGCAGGACAATGCAGAACCGCTGGGGTATCTCACGCACCACCTTGTGCATGACGCCGATATCTGGAATTTTTCACAGCAGTTTATGCAGGAAATGCGCGACGGGCCGGTCCGGCTTTATCGCCATGACACAAAGGGGTTTTCATGA
- a CDS encoding glycosyltransferase family protein, giving the protein MNILISVTHLLGTGHLGRALTLGRAFSKAGHHVAVLTGGRPAPHLDATGVQVIQAPSLASDGTNFTKLLCDDGREADADYLQRRSSYMVAALQDQRPDVFITELFPFGRRSLSAEFLALLAACESMDKKPVVLGSVRDILAPPSKPEKAMRARDILLQHYDGVLVHSDPSVTALTESWPVTADVGALLKYTGYVAQEPAGAHPDGVGAGEVVVSAGGGSVGQALFEAAIEAARGHPLSWRILVGGTDRDDRIAALRKRAGTLQITIEPVRPDFRQMLSGAAASVSMCGYNTAMDLLQSGVPAVLVPFDDGGEVEQTLRGRSLATQGGFEVLMAQDVSAHTLSREVARVLKSGKRSVGGLRMDGAAESVRIVESMVAESPS; this is encoded by the coding sequence ATGAACATCCTGATTTCCGTTACGCACCTTCTTGGAACCGGGCACCTGGGGCGCGCTTTGACGCTGGGCCGCGCGTTTTCCAAGGCTGGGCACCATGTGGCTGTTCTGACCGGTGGCCGGCCAGCCCCGCATTTGGATGCCACCGGCGTTCAGGTGATCCAAGCGCCATCTTTGGCCTCGGACGGCACCAATTTTACCAAGCTGTTGTGCGATGACGGGCGCGAGGCCGATGCCGACTATTTGCAGCGTCGCAGTTCGTATATGGTTGCGGCTTTGCAAGATCAGAGGCCTGATGTTTTTATTACCGAGCTTTTTCCGTTTGGCCGGAGATCGTTGTCAGCGGAATTTTTAGCCTTGCTCGCGGCATGCGAGAGTATGGATAAGAAACCGGTGGTGCTTGGTTCGGTGCGCGACATTCTCGCGCCTCCGAGTAAGCCTGAGAAAGCGATGCGGGCCCGGGACATTTTGCTGCAACATTATGACGGTGTGCTGGTACATTCCGACCCGTCCGTGACAGCGTTGACGGAAAGTTGGCCAGTCACAGCGGACGTCGGCGCGCTGTTGAAATATACCGGCTACGTAGCGCAAGAGCCTGCTGGCGCGCATCCTGACGGTGTGGGCGCGGGCGAAGTAGTTGTAAGCGCGGGCGGGGGCTCTGTTGGACAAGCTTTGTTTGAAGCCGCTATCGAAGCGGCGCGAGGGCATCCCTTGTCGTGGCGCATTTTGGTGGGCGGTACTGATCGCGACGATCGGATTGCTGCGCTTAGAAAACGCGCTGGCACTTTGCAAATCACCATTGAGCCAGTGCGCCCTGATTTCCGCCAGATGTTGAGCGGTGCTGCAGCCTCGGTGAGTATGTGTGGGTACAACACCGCTATGGACCTTTTGCAAAGTGGTGTGCCAGCTGTGCTCGTGCCTTTCGATGACGGCGGTGAAGTTGAGCAGACGCTTCGCGGTCGCTCTTTGGCGACGCAGGGTGGTTTCGAAGTGCTCATGGCACAGGACGTATCGGCGCACACCCTGTCACGGGAAGTGGCGCGCGTTTTGAAGTCAGGCAAACGAAGCGTTGGCGGGTTGCGTATGGACGGTGCTGCGGAAAGCGTACGGATTGTAGAGTCGATGGTGGCGGAGTCGCCCTCATGA